A single region of the Syngnathoides biaculeatus isolate LvHL_M chromosome 17, ASM1980259v1, whole genome shotgun sequence genome encodes:
- the sftpba gene encoding proactivator polypeptide-like 1 has protein sequence MMEVVCQIMPISYRDQCEVVIGTFSKTLLDALLSYATPKAICSLIRLCQSQEGPPVDPCTLAAYRCRDLQTSLKCGTLFYCQRFAWKPLSDNSL, from the exons ATGATGGAGGTCGTCTGTCAAATCATGCCCATCTCCTACCGCGATCAATGCGAGGTGGTCATCGGCACGTTCAGCAAGACGCTGCTGGACGCCCTCCTGAGCTACGCCACCCCGAAGGCCATCTGCTCCCTCATCCGCCTGTGCCAGAGCCAGGAGGGTCCTCCCGTTG ACCCCTGCACTCTTGCAGCATACAGGTGCAGAGACCTGCAAACCTCTCTGAAATGCGGG ACACTGTTCTACTGTCAAAGATTTGCCTGGAAACCTCTCAGCGACAACAGTCTCTAA